In one window of Arthrobacter pascens DNA:
- a CDS encoding helix-turn-helix transcriptional regulator, translating to MHFFAYPQEMSPSSWNRKAPAPPSSVAAGELDVISLGRRVRHLRKAAGLTLDGLSAAVGTAPSQLSLIENGKREPKLGLLQQLAAALNVGIDQLLGAEPPNRRAALEIELERYQRSPLYESLNLPKIRISSRLPMDVLESMVGLQHELERKLNEQIATPEEARRANGELRAMMRERNNYFPEYEAEAQKVLTSVGHTTGPLSQHVIADIAAHLGFSLHHVGDLPHSTRSVTDLKNHRIYLTQNQRTDHDPRSVLLQALGHYVLGHQTPKNYGDFLMQRVATNYFAAALMLPEKATVDFLQKAKQAKEIAVEDIRDAFAVSYETAAHRFTNLATQHLDIRTHFQKTHQSGIIYKAYENDGVTFPQDHTGAIEGQPSCKQWTSRVVFDVADKFRAYNQYTDTPAGTYWCTARTERSANGEFSLSVGVPYAHVKWFRGRDTTERSKSTCPDESCCKRPPASLASEWAGNAWPSARAHSHLLAAMPPGAFPGVDETEVYSFLQAHSGS from the coding sequence ATGCACTTCTTCGCGTATCCTCAAGAAATGTCGCCTTCAAGCTGGAACCGCAAAGCCCCTGCCCCGCCGTCGTCTGTTGCCGCCGGGGAACTGGACGTGATCAGCCTGGGCCGCCGCGTCCGCCACCTGCGCAAGGCGGCAGGCCTGACACTCGATGGCCTGAGCGCCGCCGTCGGGACTGCCCCGAGCCAGCTGAGCCTGATCGAAAACGGCAAGCGGGAGCCGAAACTGGGGCTCCTCCAGCAGCTCGCGGCAGCGCTGAATGTGGGGATCGACCAGCTGCTCGGGGCCGAGCCGCCCAACCGCCGAGCCGCCTTGGAAATCGAGCTGGAACGGTACCAGCGAAGCCCCCTCTACGAGTCACTCAACCTGCCCAAAATCCGCATCAGCTCGCGTCTTCCCATGGACGTGCTCGAGTCCATGGTGGGACTGCAGCACGAGCTCGAGCGGAAGCTGAACGAGCAGATCGCGACACCTGAGGAGGCCCGCCGTGCCAATGGTGAACTGAGGGCCATGATGCGGGAGCGGAACAACTACTTTCCCGAGTACGAGGCGGAGGCCCAGAAGGTGCTGACGAGCGTCGGGCACACCACCGGCCCGCTGTCCCAGCACGTCATTGCCGACATCGCCGCCCACCTCGGATTCAGCCTCCACCACGTGGGCGACCTGCCGCATTCAACGCGGTCGGTGACCGATCTTAAGAACCACAGAATTTACCTGACCCAGAACCAGCGGACCGACCACGATCCCCGGTCGGTCCTGCTGCAGGCGTTGGGGCATTACGTCCTGGGCCACCAGACACCCAAAAACTACGGCGATTTCCTGATGCAGCGCGTGGCCACCAATTACTTCGCGGCGGCCCTGATGCTGCCGGAGAAGGCCACGGTGGACTTCCTGCAGAAGGCCAAGCAGGCCAAGGAAATCGCCGTCGAGGATATCCGGGATGCCTTCGCGGTGTCCTACGAGACCGCCGCCCACCGGTTCACCAACCTCGCCACGCAGCATCTGGACATCCGCACACACTTCCAGAAAACGCACCAGAGCGGCATCATCTACAAGGCCTACGAGAACGACGGTGTGACGTTCCCGCAGGACCACACCGGCGCCATCGAAGGCCAGCCGTCGTGCAAGCAATGGACATCACGCGTGGTGTTCGACGTAGCTGACAAGTTCCGTGCCTACAACCAGTACACCGACACCCCGGCCGGAACCTACTGGTGCACCGCCCGGACTGAACGCTCGGCCAACGGCGAATTCTCGCTCTCCGTGGGGGTGCCGTACGCGCACGTGAAATGGTTCCGCGGCCGGGACACCACCGAGCGGTCCAAGTCCACGTGCCCGGACGAGAGCTGCTGCAAGCGTCCTCCGGCGTCCCTCGCCTCTGAATGGGCCGGCAACGCCTGGCCGTCGGCGCGGGCGCACTCGCACCTGCTCGCCGCCATGCCGCCGGGGGCCTTCCCGGGCGTGGACGAGACCGAGGTGTACAGCTTCCTGCAGGCGCACTCGGGGAGCTGA